One window of Rhodopirellula bahusiensis genomic DNA carries:
- a CDS encoding DUF3467 domain-containing protein, translating to MNSDTPSEPPFDGPPNDDDGSGGNPPGDGQLGGGQWGDGVPEGGPPADGPPGPPAPGNNPAADNPAVRARVPDHVAGGCFSTGAIVMTGPSEFIVDFLQTVGRPHRVAVRVIIPHAVMPQFVDALQKNLELYKGRFGEPMMPTPTPNPNAEQRRPSPQEIYDDLKLPDEVLSGTYANGVMIGHGATEFGLDFLTSFFPQSAVSARVFLAAGQVPRLLDSLRGATKQLEDRRKGNEGNQ from the coding sequence ATGAATTCCGACACGCCTTCTGAGCCCCCTTTTGACGGTCCACCCAACGACGACGATGGATCCGGCGGCAACCCACCCGGCGATGGTCAACTCGGCGGCGGCCAATGGGGCGATGGCGTGCCGGAGGGTGGTCCACCCGCGGACGGACCGCCCGGACCTCCGGCGCCCGGCAACAATCCTGCGGCCGACAACCCCGCCGTTCGAGCTCGGGTGCCCGATCATGTCGCGGGTGGTTGTTTCAGCACCGGCGCGATCGTGATGACCGGCCCCAGCGAGTTCATCGTCGACTTTCTACAAACCGTCGGCCGGCCTCACCGAGTCGCTGTGCGAGTGATCATTCCGCACGCGGTGATGCCTCAATTTGTTGACGCGTTGCAGAAGAATTTGGAGTTGTACAAAGGTCGCTTTGGCGAGCCGATGATGCCAACGCCGACACCCAATCCCAACGCCGAGCAACGTCGGCCATCGCCACAAGAAATCTACGATGATTTGAAGTTGCCCGACGAAGTGCTCAGCGGAACCTATGCCAACGGAGTCATGATTGGTCACGGTGCGACGGAGTTTGGTTTGGACTTCTTGACCAGCTTCTTCCCACAGTCCGCCGTCAGTGCTCGAGTGTTCCTGGCGGCCGGCCAAGTCCCACGTTTGCTCGACTCACTTCGCGGGGCAACGAAGCAACTGGAAGATCGCCGCAAAGGCAACGAAGGCAATCAGTGA
- a CDS encoding PDZ domain-containing protein has protein sequence MAIDVQMTSWKRSLSGAFTAMATAVLLCVSLTGPVSAQEETSVPAWLQERLVERVMHRRDNGEMMQLVRPIAESVNDGVVGVICGGRPVSLGTVVARSSLHVGASVATTDAYVITKRSELSNDPIRVRLRDGRMFPARVAAVRRRSDLALLVIERDSTGTLPMLRPVTLTSTTPVVGSFLISPDRTNRVIGLGVMGAGPRRVEYRGMLGVQLNPNASTAGAQVEQILPNSSASEAGLESGDRIIAINGQMQNNKDSVMSTLRMVFPGEIVQLTIVRDGDTKEVSAKMREAAIVQESENDARVNGARNIRLSGFEEALQHDTVLNPDQCGGPLLNSDGQVIGINIARAGRVVSYALPSSLVTVEVSSMIAEAGGK, from the coding sequence GTGGCGATTGACGTTCAAATGACTTCTTGGAAGCGATCGCTGAGCGGTGCGTTCACAGCCATGGCGACCGCCGTGTTGCTGTGCGTGTCTTTGACCGGTCCGGTGTCCGCGCAAGAAGAAACGTCCGTGCCGGCTTGGTTGCAAGAACGCTTGGTCGAACGCGTCATGCATCGCCGCGACAATGGCGAGATGATGCAGTTGGTGCGTCCGATTGCTGAGAGCGTCAACGACGGCGTGGTCGGCGTGATCTGTGGCGGCCGTCCCGTTTCATTGGGAACCGTGGTCGCCAGATCCAGCTTGCACGTGGGAGCGTCCGTGGCGACGACGGACGCTTACGTGATCACCAAGCGAAGCGAATTGTCCAACGATCCGATTCGCGTCCGCCTTCGTGATGGCCGGATGTTTCCCGCTCGAGTCGCCGCGGTTCGCCGACGTAGCGATCTCGCATTGCTGGTGATTGAACGAGACAGCACCGGAACGCTGCCGATGCTTCGCCCGGTGACGTTGACTTCGACCACTCCGGTTGTCGGCAGCTTTTTGATCAGTCCCGACCGAACCAATCGAGTCATCGGATTGGGAGTGATGGGGGCTGGGCCTCGCCGTGTTGAGTACCGCGGCATGTTGGGCGTTCAACTCAATCCGAACGCATCCACCGCGGGAGCTCAAGTCGAACAAATCTTGCCCAACAGCAGTGCGTCGGAAGCCGGGTTGGAATCAGGTGACCGGATCATCGCGATCAATGGGCAAATGCAAAACAACAAGGACTCGGTGATGTCGACGCTGCGGATGGTTTTCCCCGGCGAGATCGTGCAGCTCACCATCGTTCGCGATGGCGATACCAAAGAGGTGTCAGCCAAAATGCGTGAGGCAGCGATTGTTCAAGAGTCTGAAAATGACGCGCGTGTGAACGGAGCTCGCAACATTCGGTTGTCTGGTTTCGAAGAAGCCCTGCAGCACGACACGGTTCTCAACCCCGATCAATGCGGCGGGCCTTTGCTCAACAGCGACGGGCAAGTCATCGGAATCAACATCGCTCGTGCCGGACGAGTGGTCAGCTACGCGCTACCATCCTCGTTGGTGACGGTTGAAGTATCCAGCATGATCGCGGAAGCGGGTGGGAAGTGA
- a CDS encoding S1C family serine protease: protein MNHAMPFHDTLGLRLVASCFLFALAISPSVSPAQIVNGVPSTIGGPPPLPPGATLVPPRQSLPGTGQRFGPSSIQDQGGNGTQSGLGSQRLIPPGSINQNAFVQESAADAFDDRSGGTFIEPPTELQRLVEEGGVPTSLDQLRSLQRQQQRVASLAEACTVSVQIGPAQGCGVIITSTGYVFTAAHVAMRPGKSAMLTLNDGRTVSAKTLGMNRSVDAGLMKIDPGQNIRDSAGRELGWPHASLGTSEKLKSGMWCIATGHPGGYEADRGMVTRVGRILAVYPDRLVTDCALIGGDSGGPLFDLSGKLIAVHSRIGNDVADNLHVPIDHYNEHWDKMQGGNAWGYLPGFRPVLGVRGNSKGGIANVVRVGPGSPADQGGIRAGDQVITFGEVDITDFESLKAAVSDTMPGERVKIWLRRDGQPVKVTVEIGRGD from the coding sequence ATGAATCACGCGATGCCATTTCACGACACGCTCGGACTGAGGCTGGTTGCCAGTTGTTTTCTATTCGCTCTGGCGATTTCTCCTTCGGTCAGTCCCGCGCAGATCGTCAATGGAGTTCCCTCGACAATTGGCGGTCCGCCACCGTTGCCACCCGGTGCGACTTTGGTGCCGCCACGCCAAAGCTTGCCCGGTACCGGACAAAGGTTCGGGCCAAGTTCAATTCAGGATCAAGGCGGCAACGGAACGCAGTCCGGCCTCGGCTCGCAACGTTTGATCCCGCCCGGATCGATCAACCAGAACGCGTTCGTTCAAGAGTCGGCTGCGGACGCATTTGACGATCGTTCCGGTGGCACGTTTATCGAACCGCCGACGGAACTGCAACGATTGGTTGAAGAGGGCGGAGTGCCAACTTCGTTGGACCAATTGCGTTCGCTGCAACGTCAACAACAGCGGGTCGCTTCGTTAGCCGAAGCCTGCACCGTCAGCGTGCAAATTGGGCCCGCGCAAGGTTGCGGCGTCATCATCACTTCGACGGGTTATGTTTTCACCGCAGCTCACGTGGCGATGCGTCCCGGCAAATCCGCGATGTTGACACTTAACGATGGGCGAACGGTTTCCGCGAAAACTTTGGGCATGAATCGCAGCGTCGACGCGGGGTTGATGAAGATTGATCCGGGACAGAACATTCGCGATTCGGCCGGACGTGAACTCGGTTGGCCACACGCATCGCTTGGAACCAGCGAAAAACTCAAGTCCGGAATGTGGTGCATCGCAACGGGGCACCCCGGTGGTTACGAAGCCGATCGAGGCATGGTGACTCGGGTCGGCCGTATCTTGGCTGTGTACCCCGATCGTTTAGTGACGGATTGTGCTTTGATCGGCGGCGACTCCGGTGGTCCTTTGTTTGATTTGTCAGGCAAGCTGATCGCCGTGCACAGTCGCATCGGGAATGATGTCGCCGACAACTTGCATGTTCCCATCGATCACTACAATGAACATTGGGACAAGATGCAGGGCGGGAACGCTTGGGGGTATCTGCCTGGCTTCCGACCCGTTTTGGGTGTCCGAGGCAACAGCAAAGGCGGGATCGCGAATGTTGTCCGAGTCGGACCGGGTTCGCCTGCTGATCAAGGTGGCATTCGGGCGGGTGACCAAGTCATCACGTTCGGCGAAGTGGATATCACCGATTTTGAATCATTGAAGGCCGCGGTTTCTGACACGATGCCCGGCGAACGAGTGAAAATTTGGCTGCGACGTGACGGCCAACCTGTGAAAGTGACTGTGGAGATTGGCCGTGGCGATTGA
- a CDS encoding proline racemase family protein, with protein MMLPARVRVLDSHTGGEPTRMVIGLEDVLVGDTMAARRMYLREHFATLGAPIVNEPRGNDIIVGAWMCQPVDPSCFAGVVFFNNVGVLQMCGHATIGAVATLAWQGRLPPGVHRLETPVGIIEVQLHDNGETVSFENVVSERYQSGVRVEVPGSALLKNGFVTGDIAYGGNWFYLVDDHGLDLELSNVDQLMEATLTIKAALREQGIMGRDGAEIDHVEMVGPSQHADAKNFVLCPGNAYDRSPCGTGTCAKVACLAAAGKLEAGETFRQESITGSCFEATYRIDDAGAVLPRLTGSAEVIAETTLLFERG; from the coding sequence ATGATGCTGCCTGCACGTGTACGGGTGTTGGATTCTCACACCGGTGGGGAACCGACGCGAATGGTGATCGGACTGGAAGACGTGCTGGTTGGGGACACGATGGCCGCACGCCGGATGTACCTTCGCGAACACTTCGCGACGTTGGGAGCACCAATCGTCAACGAGCCCCGCGGCAACGACATCATCGTGGGTGCTTGGATGTGCCAGCCAGTCGATCCAAGTTGCTTCGCTGGTGTGGTGTTCTTCAACAACGTGGGTGTGTTGCAAATGTGTGGCCACGCAACAATTGGTGCCGTCGCGACGCTGGCTTGGCAAGGCAGATTGCCACCAGGAGTGCACCGTTTAGAAACACCGGTTGGAATCATCGAAGTCCAGCTACACGACAATGGCGAAACGGTCTCCTTCGAAAACGTCGTCAGCGAACGCTATCAATCCGGCGTCCGCGTTGAGGTACCTGGTTCGGCACTGCTGAAGAACGGATTTGTCACCGGCGACATTGCCTACGGAGGCAATTGGTTCTACTTGGTCGACGACCACGGATTGGACCTCGAGCTCAGCAACGTCGATCAGTTGATGGAAGCGACACTAACGATTAAAGCCGCGCTGCGTGAACAAGGAATCATGGGCCGAGATGGTGCGGAGATCGACCATGTCGAAATGGTCGGTCCTTCTCAGCACGCGGACGCAAAAAACTTTGTGCTGTGTCCCGGCAACGCCTATGACCGCTCACCCTGCGGGACGGGAACCTGTGCCAAGGTCGCTTGTTTGGCCGCCGCGGGTAAGCTCGAAGCCGGCGAAACGTTCCGGCAAGAATCGATCACCGGAAGTTGTTTTGAAGCCACGTATCGAATCGACGATGCCGGTGCGGTGCTGCCTCGACTGACGGGATCAGCGGAAGTGATCGCCGAAACAACTTTGCTGTTCGAGCGTGGATAA
- a CDS encoding SDR family oxidoreductase, with the protein MSNSLLIIGCGYLGLRVGRIAQQSGWQVHATTRSRFGTLAAEGFDPIAFDWNDSRTLRHLPSATHVLIAVAYDRHSRVDRFASQVDGLARVIRYLDDGRPAEQSADLCYISTTGVYHQTGGVWVDESSPTHPTREGGKAHLAAEAKLRSLRVGRPTTTLRLAGIYGPGRVPRAADVIAGRPIASPPTGHLNLIHVDDAATAVMNSFDNQRFASRARSPLYVVADDEPVVRREFYQEIARATRSAEPTFVDPMVDSGVRFRSETDKRIWNRRVRRDLLPQMQYPTYREGLRDVLQSVPRT; encoded by the coding sequence ATGTCGAACTCGTTGCTCATCATCGGTTGTGGATATTTGGGACTGCGAGTCGGGCGAATCGCCCAACAATCAGGCTGGCAAGTCCACGCAACCACCCGAAGCCGATTCGGAACCCTGGCGGCCGAAGGTTTCGACCCCATCGCGTTTGATTGGAACGATTCGCGGACTTTGCGGCACCTTCCATCTGCCACCCATGTGTTGATCGCGGTGGCCTATGATCGCCACAGTCGAGTGGACCGATTCGCGTCGCAGGTTGATGGACTGGCACGTGTGATTCGGTACCTGGACGATGGCCGTCCCGCCGAACAATCCGCCGACCTTTGCTACATCAGCACGACTGGGGTCTACCACCAAACCGGAGGTGTCTGGGTCGACGAATCGTCACCCACTCATCCAACTCGAGAGGGCGGCAAGGCTCATTTGGCCGCAGAAGCCAAGCTGCGTTCTTTGCGAGTCGGTCGACCAACCACGACGCTGCGACTGGCGGGAATCTACGGCCCCGGACGAGTCCCCCGTGCAGCCGATGTGATCGCTGGGCGTCCGATCGCTTCACCGCCGACCGGTCACCTGAATTTGATTCACGTCGATGATGCCGCGACCGCGGTCATGAACAGTTTCGACAACCAGCGGTTTGCATCGCGCGCACGCTCACCGCTTTACGTGGTGGCAGACGACGAACCAGTCGTGCGACGAGAGTTCTACCAAGAGATCGCACGTGCGACCCGGTCGGCGGAACCGACATTCGTGGATCCAATGGTGGATTCCGGAGTTCGTTTCCGTAGTGAAACGGACAAACGAATTTGGAACCGTCGCGTTCGCCGCGACTTACTTCCGCAGATGCAATACCCAACCTATCGCGAAGGTCTTCGCGATGTTCTTCAAAGCGTACCGCGAACGTAA
- a CDS encoding TadE family protein encodes MEMAVVSTVLFTILVSGIELTRVTMLRHSADHAAYIGARRGIITGATAENVEEVVQSHMDAIGIRDATVKVTPEKITEATTQVEVEVGVPLKMNTWISPELFGKNLKGRARLLTERAAMVMSQSMPTPPPPPPPPPPPPEPEPEPDPNPEPEPEPNPDPEPAPEPEPEPQEPSPPPPPLL; translated from the coding sequence GTGGAAATGGCGGTCGTTTCGACGGTCTTGTTCACCATCTTGGTTTCGGGCATCGAGTTGACGCGTGTCACGATGCTTCGACATTCCGCCGATCATGCTGCCTACATCGGTGCCCGCCGAGGAATTATCACCGGTGCGACCGCGGAAAACGTCGAGGAAGTGGTTCAAAGCCACATGGATGCGATTGGTATTCGCGACGCGACCGTGAAAGTGACTCCTGAGAAGATCACTGAAGCGACGACGCAGGTCGAAGTCGAAGTGGGGGTTCCCTTGAAGATGAACACCTGGATCAGTCCGGAACTGTTCGGAAAGAACCTCAAAGGACGGGCTCGGTTGCTGACCGAACGCGCGGCGATGGTGATGAGCCAATCGATGCCGACGCCTCCTCCACCACCTCCACCACCTCCACCGCCGCCAGAACCCGAGCCGGAACCAGATCCAAATCCTGAGCCGGAGCCTGAACCCAATCCGGATCCCGAACCGGCTCCGGAACCTGAGCCAGAGCCTCAGGAGCCATCACCTCCGCCGCCACCATTGTTGTAG
- a CDS encoding thioesterase II family protein, producing MTSNDALCRISPASKSKTHLLWVPHAGGATAPLFKQFRSLTTSRNAPSSINLWAVRMAGRESRFSDPLETDMDSLVESIATETERTFADDDTLVLAGHSLGALIAYRLAVRLLEKSSGPSRVKGLIVMGASPPNQWTQNRDWLDWDDDAFAEELDRRYGGLPAGLKQHPDALAMFLPIVRADLKLARGVATAEHPTIPVPIRALAGAEDHVANRAKMQGWQALTSTGFSLRVLPGDHFFPVANLSKVLLTAETLSGDGG from the coding sequence ATGACGTCGAATGACGCCCTTTGTCGAATCAGTCCCGCATCGAAGTCGAAGACGCACCTGTTGTGGGTGCCGCATGCCGGCGGTGCGACCGCTCCGCTGTTCAAACAATTTCGTAGTCTGACAACGTCGCGAAATGCTCCGAGTTCCATCAACTTGTGGGCCGTTCGGATGGCTGGGCGTGAGTCCCGTTTCTCGGATCCACTTGAAACCGACATGGACTCGTTGGTTGAATCGATCGCGACCGAGACGGAACGAACCTTTGCTGATGACGACACGTTGGTGCTGGCGGGACACAGCCTGGGTGCGTTGATTGCGTACCGGTTGGCGGTTCGGTTGTTAGAAAAATCCTCCGGTCCATCCCGCGTGAAAGGGCTGATCGTGATGGGAGCCTCGCCGCCCAACCAATGGACGCAAAACCGCGACTGGTTGGACTGGGACGACGACGCGTTCGCGGAAGAACTCGACCGTCGCTATGGCGGATTGCCAGCCGGTTTGAAGCAGCATCCCGACGCGCTCGCGATGTTCTTGCCAATCGTGCGTGCGGATTTAAAACTGGCACGAGGAGTCGCGACTGCAGAGCACCCGACCATCCCCGTCCCCATTCGGGCTCTCGCCGGGGCAGAAGACCATGTTGCCAACCGAGCGAAGATGCAAGGTTGGCAAGCACTCACATCGACCGGGTTCTCTCTGCGAGTGTTGCCGGGGGATCATTTCTTTCCGGTCGCAAATCTCAGCAAGGTGTTGCTGACCGCGGAGACGCTGAGCGGGGACGGCGGTTGA
- a CDS encoding DUF885 family protein, which translates to MKLPFHNWMPRIFAGRSSANVASQVAGLLFGFAFFAFGGIANAQGPSSPRPRVIQQTLTPHWTTDDSFWFRRQNADGSFTGIRVDAETGEMTEVDPAEKDSTREAALKGGRTPRSGRSAESHSEITFVNKTEQALQLFWVDGEGKRVKYDSVSAGDSLVRTTFAGHVWELIGEDKTKFGYFVADIEPARVEVTEPARVTQPEPERRGRRRRGVRRGDDWNAGVPAPDNDKVVARLTEGSLQLLRSESEDESDEWKTLIDESQLAVSFADHAAESAQPMKLESPQWSPDGTVLLTRAVIPYETQPVHLVESSPKSGGRAELKSRPYLLPGDPVDETQQLAFNAKTGEAIELDLPWMSQRFWNFRWVGPHRALIAVTDRGHQRFRLFDVDVLSGEVTTAIDEKSETFVWTTHKTDLPRWTYLEDTNEVIWVSEKDGYQHLYLVDLAGENEIQPITSGEFVVRGIDNIDEENRVLDLVVSGVHEGQDPYLKHYARVAFSGESFTLMTEGDGTHTATFSPDRSQLVVTHSRVDSLPVHELRSADGKLIQTLAKATVTPDDAELNLPQVFSAKGRDGETDIWGLACFPEGYDPTGDKKYPVVEYIYAGPHDSHVPKSFRSAPWHRDYLDAGFIVVQIDGMGTANRSKAFHDVCWHNLKDAGFPDRIAWMKALAKEHPAMDLERVGIFGTSAGGQNTGSALLFHGDFYDAGVAACGCHDNRIDKASWNEQWMGYPVGDHYSACSNIDNAGNLIGDLFLIVGEVDTNVPPESTLRFADALINAGKDFDLLVMPNVGHSDGGKYGKRRTLDFFIEKLEPGKEIDKSTSDSSETSEEVATVLIDSEKLQPQTAWKDIQNHYQTDLETLKRRLPIRVADERLSQTAAFLAAWESQLQTAIDAEGDNTLSDAEAEIASEMLTAVSDEEAELKTLVATSAKLKEMFPFTEQLISLTDLSKRVNALDGQAMAAEVETLNGKLQEFVADKEPKSVAVSQSVMEAAKDLVDEYESWQTFYEGYHPDFNWWVLDLAKETGENLRAWKATLNVGESLTAKQSELVAGGSVELPTPAEAFAFDEAYPPIQTWSQREATWMPSIVRRFTRRGRDREKRTAQLPQWKEELAALELDGKPFEEWSLDDQVDWHLLTAEVETRIERKRIEDSGEKLPPATSSVEKDLSGTPVGRERIELELRRQFIDHSPEELIELAEREYAIVRSEMVRVAQDMGLGEDWKAAVERMKNHHVAPGQQPVLIGEMADQSVEWLRKRDWITVPPFADYCWRMIMMTPERQKVNPFFTGGEVISVSFPTSEMSPSDKRQSLRGNNIGYARATVHHELIPGHHLQMYSNERFQPHRRTMSTPFWLEGLAVYWELKLYDDGFARTPEERMGMLVWRAHRCARIIFSLNFHLGRFSPDQCVDFLVDNVGFERRNATAEVRRSIGPSYPPLYQAAYMLGALQIRQLHREMVLSGEMTEREFHDSIMEAGMLPIAMLRQVLKQEPLQRDEPPRWKFN; encoded by the coding sequence ATGAAATTGCCGTTTCACAATTGGATGCCTCGAATTTTTGCCGGGCGATCGTCCGCGAACGTCGCCTCTCAAGTCGCGGGGTTGCTGTTCGGGTTTGCATTTTTCGCGTTCGGTGGCATCGCAAACGCACAGGGTCCATCATCGCCTCGCCCCAGGGTGATTCAGCAAACTCTCACGCCGCACTGGACGACTGACGATTCGTTCTGGTTCCGTCGTCAGAACGCGGATGGTTCATTCACCGGCATTCGAGTGGATGCTGAAACCGGTGAGATGACGGAGGTGGATCCGGCTGAAAAAGACAGCACGCGTGAAGCGGCGCTCAAGGGAGGCCGCACGCCTCGATCCGGTCGGTCCGCAGAAAGTCACAGTGAGATCACGTTCGTCAACAAGACCGAACAAGCGTTGCAATTGTTCTGGGTCGACGGCGAAGGCAAACGGGTAAAATACGATTCGGTCTCCGCCGGAGACTCACTGGTCCGAACAACTTTTGCAGGACACGTTTGGGAACTGATCGGCGAAGACAAAACGAAGTTTGGTTACTTCGTTGCTGACATCGAACCGGCTCGAGTGGAAGTCACCGAACCGGCTCGCGTGACCCAGCCAGAACCGGAACGTCGTGGGCGCCGCCGACGGGGTGTTCGCCGTGGGGATGATTGGAACGCTGGCGTGCCCGCACCTGACAATGACAAGGTGGTTGCAAGATTGACCGAGGGCAGTTTGCAATTGCTTCGCTCGGAATCCGAAGACGAGTCGGACGAATGGAAAACGTTGATCGATGAATCGCAACTGGCCGTGTCCTTTGCTGATCACGCTGCAGAATCGGCTCAGCCCATGAAGTTGGAATCGCCGCAGTGGTCACCCGATGGAACCGTGTTGCTGACTCGAGCGGTCATTCCCTACGAAACTCAACCAGTTCACTTGGTGGAATCATCGCCCAAATCCGGTGGTCGAGCGGAACTCAAATCACGCCCGTATTTGTTGCCCGGCGATCCGGTCGACGAGACTCAACAGCTCGCATTCAACGCGAAAACTGGCGAAGCGATCGAACTGGATTTGCCATGGATGTCTCAACGATTTTGGAACTTCCGGTGGGTTGGACCGCACCGCGCTTTGATCGCTGTCACCGACCGAGGCCATCAACGATTCCGCTTGTTCGATGTGGACGTGTTGTCCGGTGAAGTCACCACCGCGATCGACGAAAAATCAGAAACGTTCGTTTGGACCACTCACAAAACGGACCTGCCGCGTTGGACTTATCTCGAAGACACGAACGAAGTGATTTGGGTCAGCGAGAAGGACGGTTATCAGCATCTCTACTTGGTCGATTTGGCTGGCGAAAATGAGATCCAACCCATCACGAGCGGTGAGTTCGTCGTTCGTGGAATCGACAACATCGACGAAGAAAATCGCGTGCTCGATTTGGTGGTCAGCGGTGTGCACGAAGGCCAAGACCCGTATTTGAAGCATTACGCTCGGGTCGCGTTCTCGGGAGAAAGCTTCACGCTGATGACGGAGGGCGATGGCACGCACACTGCCACGTTTTCTCCTGATCGAAGCCAATTGGTTGTCACCCATTCTCGCGTCGATTCGTTGCCGGTTCATGAACTGCGTTCCGCGGATGGCAAGCTGATTCAAACACTCGCCAAAGCGACGGTCACGCCTGATGACGCCGAGTTGAATCTGCCGCAGGTCTTCTCAGCGAAGGGCCGTGACGGCGAAACCGACATCTGGGGATTGGCGTGTTTTCCCGAAGGCTATGACCCGACCGGAGACAAAAAGTATCCCGTCGTCGAATACATCTACGCCGGGCCTCATGATTCGCACGTGCCCAAATCGTTTCGTTCGGCACCCTGGCATCGCGACTACTTAGATGCCGGTTTCATCGTCGTGCAGATCGACGGCATGGGGACCGCCAACCGATCCAAAGCTTTCCATGATGTGTGCTGGCACAACCTGAAGGACGCTGGTTTCCCCGATCGTATCGCTTGGATGAAGGCTCTTGCGAAAGAACATCCCGCGATGGATTTGGAACGAGTGGGCATCTTCGGAACGTCGGCTGGTGGCCAAAACACCGGATCCGCGTTGTTGTTCCACGGTGACTTCTATGACGCGGGCGTGGCGGCTTGCGGTTGCCACGACAATCGAATTGACAAAGCCTCTTGGAATGAACAGTGGATGGGCTATCCGGTCGGAGATCACTATTCCGCCTGCAGTAACATCGACAACGCTGGCAACCTGATCGGCGATTTGTTTTTGATCGTGGGTGAAGTCGACACGAACGTGCCACCTGAATCCACGCTGCGTTTCGCGGATGCGTTGATCAATGCTGGCAAGGACTTTGATTTGCTGGTCATGCCGAACGTGGGGCACAGTGACGGCGGGAAGTACGGCAAGCGACGAACGTTGGACTTCTTTATCGAAAAGCTAGAACCCGGGAAGGAGATCGACAAATCGACCTCTGATTCCAGTGAGACATCCGAAGAAGTTGCCACCGTGTTGATCGACTCGGAAAAACTGCAACCACAGACGGCTTGGAAGGACATCCAGAATCACTATCAAACCGACCTGGAGACACTGAAGCGTCGTTTGCCGATTCGTGTGGCGGACGAGCGTCTGTCACAGACCGCCGCGTTCTTGGCCGCATGGGAAAGCCAATTGCAGACGGCGATCGATGCCGAAGGCGATAACACTTTGAGCGACGCGGAAGCGGAAATCGCTAGCGAAATGTTGACTGCGGTGAGTGATGAAGAGGCGGAGCTGAAGACGCTCGTTGCGACGTCTGCGAAACTGAAAGAGATGTTTCCCTTCACCGAACAATTGATCTCGCTGACGGATCTTTCCAAACGTGTGAACGCACTGGATGGACAAGCGATGGCGGCTGAGGTGGAAACGCTGAACGGAAAGCTTCAGGAGTTCGTTGCAGACAAGGAGCCCAAGTCGGTGGCCGTCAGCCAATCCGTCATGGAAGCCGCGAAAGATTTGGTGGACGAGTATGAATCTTGGCAAACGTTCTACGAGGGCTATCACCCCGATTTCAATTGGTGGGTGCTCGATCTGGCCAAGGAGACCGGCGAGAACCTGCGTGCTTGGAAAGCAACACTGAACGTCGGCGAATCGTTGACGGCGAAACAATCGGAATTGGTTGCTGGCGGTTCCGTCGAACTGCCCACACCGGCTGAAGCGTTTGCCTTTGACGAGGCTTACCCACCGATTCAAACATGGTCCCAACGCGAAGCGACTTGGATGCCATCGATCGTCCGTCGATTCACTCGTCGTGGTCGCGATCGTGAAAAAAGAACGGCACAGTTGCCTCAGTGGAAAGAGGAGTTGGCCGCTTTGGAGTTGGACGGCAAACCGTTCGAAGAATGGTCGCTTGATGATCAAGTCGATTGGCACCTGCTGACCGCTGAGGTCGAAACACGAATCGAACGCAAACGGATCGAAGATTCGGGCGAAAAATTGCCGCCTGCGACCTCGTCGGTTGAAAAGGATCTGTCGGGCACGCCGGTCGGACGCGAACGAATCGAGTTGGAATTGCGTCGTCAATTCATCGATCATTCGCCAGAGGAATTGATCGAGTTGGCCGAACGAGAATACGCGATTGTGCGATCTGAGATGGTTCGCGTTGCTCAAGACATGGGATTGGGCGAAGATTGGAAAGCCGCGGTCGAACGGATGAAGAATCACCACGTGGCACCGGGCCAACAGCCGGTGTTAATCGGCGAGATGGCTGACCAATCGGTCGAATGGTTGCGAAAACGCGATTGGATCACAGTCCCGCCGTTCGCCGATTATTGCTGGCGGATGATCATGATGACTCCCGAGCGACAGAAGGTGAATCCTTTCTTCACCGGCGGCGAAGTGATCAGCGTTTCATTTCCAACGTCGGAGATGTCGCCGAGTGACAAACGCCAAAGCTTGCGAGGAAACAACATCGGGTACGCCCGAGCAACGGTGCACCATGAACTGATCCCGGGTCACCACTTGCAGATGTACAGCAACGAGCGGTTCCAACCTCACCGTCGCACGATGAGCACGCCGTTCTGGTTGGAAGGATTGGCCGTCTATTGGGAACTGAAACTGTACGACGATGGGTTCGCTCGCACTCCCGAAGAACGCATGGGAATGCTGGTTTGGCGAGCCCACCGGTGTGCACGAATCATCTTTTCGTTGAACTTTCACCTGGGGCGTTTTTCACCGGATCAGTGCGTCGATTTCTTGGTCGACAACGTTGGGTTCGAACGACGCAACGCGACCGCGGAAGTTCGACGCAGCATCGGTCCGAGCTACCCGCCGTTGTACCAAGCTGCGTACATGCTCGGTGCGTTGCAGATCCGCCAATTGCACCGTGAGATGGTTTTGTCGGGCGAGATGACCGAACGCGAATTCCACGATTCGATCATGGAAGCCGGAATGTTGCCCATCGCCATGTTGCGTCAGGTCTTGAAGCAAGAACCGCTTCAAAGAGACGAACCACCACGCTGGAAATTCAACTGA